One Prinia subflava isolate CZ2003 ecotype Zambia chromosome 9, Cam_Psub_1.2, whole genome shotgun sequence DNA segment encodes these proteins:
- the OAT gene encoding ornithine aminotransferase, mitochondrial produces MLSKLTRSQNLAVLCRGLHSSLSSATSVAPKKTIQGPPSSDFIFEREAKYGAHNYHPLPVALERGKGVYVWDVEGRKYFDFLSAYSAVNQGHCHPKIVDALKAQSEKLTLTSRAFYNDVLGEYEELVTKMFNYNKVLPMNTGVEAGETACKLARKWAYTVKGIPKYKAKIIFAAGNFWGRTMSAISSSTDPSSYDGFGPFMPGFELIPYNDLPALERALQDPNVAAFMVEPIQGEAGVIVPDKGYLTGVRDLCTKHNVLFIADEIQTGLARTGKMLAVDHENVRPDIILLGKALSGGLYPVSAVLCDDEVMLTIKPGEHGSTYGGNPLACRVAMAALEVIEEENLAKNAEIMGNLLRSELMKTPSNIVTAVRGKGLLNAIVIRETKDYDAWKVCLRLRDNGLLAKPTHGDIIRLAPPLVIKEDEIRESIEIIHKTILSF; encoded by the exons ATGCTCTCCAAGCTAACCCGCTCCCAGAACCTTGCTGTCCTCTGCCGAGGCCTTCATTCCTCACTGAGCTCTGCCACCTCAGTTGCTCCTAAAAAAACCATTCAGGGGCCTCCCTCCTCTGATTTCATCTTTGAACGTGAGGCCAAATACGGTGCCCACAACTATCACCCACTGCCTGTTGctctggaaagaggaaaag GTGTTTACGTGTGGGATGTTGAAGGTAGAAAGTATTTTGACTTTCTGAGTGCTTACAGTGCAGTCAACCAAGGCCACTGTCACCCAAAAATCGTGGATGCTCTGAAAGCCCAGTCTGAAAAGCTGACCCTGACCTCCAGGGCATTCTACAATGATGTCCTTGGGGAATATGAGGAGCTGGTCACCAAAATGTTCAATTATAACAAAGTTCTTCCAATGAACACAG GAGTGGAGGCTGGAGAAACTGCCTGTAAACTGGCTCGGAAATGGGCCTACACTGTGAAAGGAATCCCAAAATACAAAGCTAAAATCATTTTTGCAG ctggCAACTTCTGGGGCAGGACAATGTCTGCCATCTCCAGTTCCACTGACCCTTCCAGCTATGATGGCTTTGGACCCTTCATGCCAGGATTTGAACTGATCCCATACAATGATCTACCAGCTCTTGAG CGGGCCCTTCAAGACCCCAACGTGGCAGCGTTCATGGTGGAACCAATCCAAGGGGAAGCAGGAGTGATTGTTCCTGACAAAGGCTACCTCACAGGAGTGAGGGACCTCTGCACAAAACACAAT GTTCTGTTTATTGCTGATGAAATACAGACTGGTTTAGCCAGAACAGGGAAAATGCTGGCAGTTGACCATGAAAATGTGAGACCTGATATAATTCTTCTTGGAAAGGCCCTTTCTGGTGGTTTATACCCT gtgtcagcagtgctgtgtgatGATGAAGTTATGCTGACCATTAAACCTGGTGAACATGGATCCACATATGGAGGAAATCCCTTAGCTTGCCGTGTGGCAATGGCAGCACTGGAG GTGATTGAAGAGGAAAATCTGgcaaaaaatgcagaaataatggGAAATCTGCTAAGAAGTGAGCTCATGAAGACTCCATCTAATATTGTAACTGCTGTAAGAGGAAAAGGACTCTTAAATGCAATCGTAATTCGGGAAACCAAAG ACTACGATGCGTGGAAGGTGTGCCTGCGGCTGCGCGACAACGGGCTCCTGGCCAAGCCCACGCACGGCGACATCATCCGCCTGGCCCCGCCGCTGGTGATCAAGGAGGATGAGATCAGGGAGTCCATCGAAATCATCCACAAGACCATCCTGTCCTTCTGA
- the NKX1-2 gene encoding NK1 transcription factor-related protein 2, whose translation MAALPPPLPPPRLPGRPSSRRSLRAASTERAARERPGSAPGAALRRLRAGSQQVSGKRGGWGGMPECPDRGAKAAPIHHKISFSILDILDPQKFSRRREPASGSWGSAPRSGEREKSLGRVEVGKDAAAPGSGRNKLEAHDAHAPAESGAEDAGQERDEEDPSGAGAGTGSPPGPEEPGSPRSARRRRAEPGCGKPRRARTAFTYEQLVALENKFRATRYLSVCERLSLALSLSLTETQVKIWFQNRRTKWKKQHPGADGAAPAASPAAAAGGGSPSPPGPAALPFQTFPSYAAANVLVPPAAPFPLGAGPFAPFLGPAYLGPFYAPHL comes from the exons ATGGCTGCGCtgccccctcctctgcccccacccCGCCTCCCCGGCCGACCCTCCTCCCGCCGCTCACTCCGCGCCGCCAGCACCGAGCGTGCGGCTCGGGAGCGGCCCGGCTCCGCGCCCGGCGCTGCGCTCCGCCGGCTCCGCGCTGGGAGCCAGCAGGTCTCCGGGAAGCGCGGAGGGTGGGGTGGGATGCCGGAATGCCCGGACCGCGGGGCCAAGGCGGCCCCCATCCATCATAAAATCTCCTTCTCCATCTTAGACATCCTGGATCCCCAGAAATTCAGCAGAAGACGCGAACCGGCCTCGGGGAGCTGGGGCAGCGCCCCCCGCTCGGGCGAGCGGGAGAAAAGTTTGGGAAGAGTTGAAGTAGGAAAGGACGCTGCTGCTCCCGGCAGCGGGAGGAATAAACTAGAAGCACATG ATGCGCACGCCCCGGCGGAGAGCGGCGCCGAGGACGCGGGGCAGGAGCGCGACGAGGAGGAcccgagcggggccggggccgggaccGGGAGCCCGCCCGGGCCGGAGGAGCCGGGCTCGCCGCGGAgcgcccggcggcggcgggcagagccgggctgcGGGAAGCCTCGGCGGGCGCGCACCGCCTTCACCTACGAGCAGCTGGTGGCCCTGGAGAACAAGTTCCGAGCCACGCGGTACCTGTCGGTCTGCGAGCGCCTCAGCCTGGCGCTGTCCCTCAGCCTCACCGAGACGCAGGTGAAGATCTGGTTCCAGAACCGCCGCACCAAGTGGAAGAAGCAGCACCCGGGCGCCGACGGGGCGGCCCCCGCGGCATCCCCCGCGGCGGCTGCGGGCGGCGGCAGCCCCagcccgccgggccccgccgctcTGCCCTTCCAGACTTTCCCTTCCTACGCCGCCGCCAACGTGCTGGTGCCGCCGGCCGCCCCCTTCCCGCTGGGCGCCGGCCCCTTCGCACCCTTCCTGGGCCCCGCGTACCTCGGCCCCTTCTACGCCCCGCACCTGTGA
- the LHPP gene encoding phospholysine phosphohistidine inorganic pyrophosphate phosphatase isoform X5: MAGCGWARAVRGLLLDVSGVLYDSGADGGVPIAGSAEAVRRIKASGLKLQLCTNETQATRENFVRKLRALGFDVSVAEVTAPAPAACRLLRERGLRPHLLVHDDLVPEFAEVDKTNPNCVVLGDAAENFTYANLNEAFRLLIGMEKPVLISLGKGRYYKETDGLKLDVGAYMKALEYACDVQAEVVGKPAKTFFESALAELGVPPEQAVR, encoded by the exons ATGGCGGGCTGCGGCTGGGCCCGGGCCGTGCGGGGCTTGCTGCTCGATGTCAGCGGGGTCCTCTACGACAGCGGCGCCGACGGCGGCGTCCCCATCGCGGGCTCGGCCGAGGCCGTGCGCAG GATCAAGGCCTCTGGgctgaagctgcagctctgcaccaaCGAGACCCAAGCGACCCGGGAGAATTTCGTGAGGAAGCTGCGGGCGCTGGGCTTCGACGTCTCGGTGGCCGAGGTGACGGCGCCGGCGCCGGCCGCCTGCCGCCTGCTGCGGGAGCGGGGCCTGAGGCCGCACCTGCTGGTGCACGACG ATCTTGTCCCTGAATTTGCTGAGGTCGATAAGACTAACCCAAACTGTGTGGTTCTTGGAGATGCAGCAGAAAACTTCACCTATGCAAACCTTAATGAGGCTTTCCGGCTTCTGATTGGGATGGAGAAGCCTGTGTTGATCTCCCTTGGAAAAGG ACGCTACTATAAAGAAACCGATGGTCTGAAACTTGATGTTGGAGCATATATGAAGGCATTAGAG tatGCTTGTGATGTCCAGGCTGAGGTGGTGGGGAAAccagcaaaaacattttttgagTCAGCCCTGGCAGAACTGGGAGTTCCACCAGAGCAG